The Vibrio tapetis subsp. tapetis genome segment AGCACCAACCTATAATAATTTATATTGGCCTGGTTATGGGAATGAGGATTTACAGCCTGAAGAGTCACTTAACTTTGAAGCTGGCGCGGAAGTGTACACTGAATTAGCTGATTTTCGAGTGATTGGATACTCAAATACAATCACTAACTTGATTAATTATCAGTCTAAAGGTGAAGACCTTAAAAACTCCGACGCACATATTAAAGGAATCGAACTCAGTTCTACATTTGATACGGGTAATTTAAGTCACTCAGTATCAATGGATTTCTTAGATCATAAGAATAAAGTGAACGTTGCAGGCTGGGGCAAGCCGGAAGACATTCAAACTAAGAAGCTTAATCGCCGAGCAAATTTCGTGGCGAAGTGGTTTGTTAGCTATGAATATAATGCTATTCGGACGGATTTATCTTACCAATACCAAGGTAAGCGATTTGATGATACCAAAAACACAACGGAGCTAGCTCCTTATAGCTTGGTTAATTGGTCCTTGTCTTACCAAGTCGACCCTAATTGGGTAGTTCGAGCTAAAATTGATAACTTACTTAACGAGCAGTATGAAACAGCTTATAAGTATAACACTCAAGATCGTGCTTACTACTTAAATACAGCTTACCAATTCTAATTCGACCTAGAATATCAAAACCGCCTACGGGCGGTTTTTTCCTAAATGGAGATACCAAATGACCAAACCAAAAAGAGTGATCGTGAGCTGGTCATCAGGTAAAGACTCAACATTAACGCTGATCAAGCTACTAGAAGATCCGTGTTATCAGGTTATTGGGCTATACACCACTTATGTTGGTAACGAAGTCCCCTTTCAAGTAACGCCCATTGATGTCGTTGCAATGCAGGCTAAATTGACTGGCTTACCATTGATCACCATCGAATTACCTGAAGTCTTCCCGTCTAACGAGATCTACCAAACCAGCGTTGTTGAAGGTCTAGAACATTCGGGACTTGATATAGAAGCCGTCGCATTCGGTGACATGTTCTGCAATGGCATTGTGGAATACCGAAAGAGCTATATAGAAAAAGCGGGTTGGAAATGTGTATTTCCATTGTTAGGAATAGATAGCCAGCAACTCGCGAATGAAATCATAGATAGAAACATTAAAACCTTTCTCGTTACTACGGACAATGAGCGGTTACATAGGAGTTTCTGTGGGCAATGGTATAGCAAAACACTTCTTGAAGACTTACCTAGTGAAGTTGACTCTTGCGGTGAAAATGGTGAGTTTCACACATTAGTTACCAGCGCACCGTGTTTCGATGGCCATTTGAATGTTGTCTT includes the following:
- a CDS encoding ATPase yields the protein MTKPKRVIVSWSSGKDSTLTLIKLLEDPCYQVIGLYTTYVGNEVPFQVTPIDVVAMQAKLTGLPLITIELPEVFPSNEIYQTSVVEGLEHSGLDIEAVAFGDMFCNGIVEYRKSYIEKAGWKCVFPLLGIDSQQLANEIIDRNIKTFLVTTDNERLHRSFCGQWYSKTLLEDLPSEVDSCGENGEFHTLVTSAPCFDGHLNVVFNNLDSGERFTHQRYTAKIGE